In Crinalium epipsammum PCC 9333, the genomic window ACAGAAGACTGTGTAGGTTGCAAGCGGTGTGAAACTGCTTGTCCTACAGACTTCCTCAGCATCCGAGTTTACCTGGGCGCAGAAACAACTCGCAGTATGGGTCTGGCTTACTAATAAAATGGTCAGAATTCCTCTCTAATCTCAATTGGAGAGAGCTAATAGCAAGCGCCCTTAAACAAAGTTATTTGTTTTATTTGCTTTTCAATATCCCTTGGGTGCAAAGTTATAGAGGAGGCTAATGGCTTCCTCTTTTTTTTTAATGAAAGAATTACAGGATATAAACAAAGGATGATTGACGAATTTTGCGATCGCGATTAGCTTTGAGCAAGTCATTGTAAAATTATCCAGCGTTAAGGGGAAGTGTGTTCTATGTGCGGAATTGTTGGCTATATCGGCACTCAAGCAGCTACGGAGATCATGCTTGCAGGTTTAGAAAAATTAGAGTACCGAGGCTACGATTCTGCGGGAATAGCCTTGGTGTCGGAAGGTGAACTCGATCGCGTTCGTGCTAAAGGCAAGTTGCGTAACCTGCGGGAAAAGTTGGAAATGCAGGCAAATCCAGCGCAGCTTGGTATAGGACACACTCGCTGGGCAACTCATGGTAAACCAGAGGAACATAATGCCCATCCCCATACTGATACGAAAAAACGCATAGCTGTAGTTCAAAATGGGATTATTGAAAATTACCGTGAGTTGCGCGAGGAACTCAAAAAGCTAGGACACGAATTTCTCTCAGAAACCGATACAGAAGTCATCCCCCACTTAATAGCAGAATTTTTCTCCAATCCCCCCGCACCTGCTCATGCTCACATACCTTCGCTATTGCTAGAAGCAGTGCGCCAAGCTGTGATGAAACTCAAGGGTGCTTTTGCTATAGCAGTTATTTCTGCTGATTTCCCTGATGAGTTGATTGTGGTACGTCAGCAAGCACCTTTAGTTATTGGGTTTGGGCAAGGTGAGTTTTTCTGTGCTTCGGATACTCCAGCAATTGTGCAATATACTCGTGCTGTGTTGCCGTTGGAAAATGGGGAATTAGCTAGACTCACACCTCTAGGAGTAGAAGTTTACAACTTTGCGGGCGATCGCCTCAAGAAAACTCCCCGCACCCTCAACTGGAATCCTATCTTGGTAGAAAAACAAGGTTTCCGCCACTTCATGGTTAAGGAAATTTACGAGCAACCAGGAGTTGTGCGGACTTGTTTAGAAGCTTATCTGAATCATCAGTGGAATCCTGATTCCGATCAATCACCGATTAATTTAGGAATACCCACAGAACTTTATTCTGATCTAGAACATATTCAGATTGTTGCTTGTGGTACAAGTTGGCACGCGGGATTAGTGGGTAAATATTTACTGCAAGAATTAGCGCAAATACATACAAATATTGAATATGCTTCAGAATTTCGCTATTCTCCACCACCAATAACTGCTAATACTTTAACTATTGGGATTACTCAATCTGGAGAAACAGCAGATACTTTAGCTGCTTTAGCTATGGTAAAAGAGCGTCGTGAAAATCAACCAGCTAAGTATCAAGCGAAATTATTAGGAATTACCAATCGTGTTGATAGTTCTTTGGCTAGTATTGTGCCTGATTTAATTGATACTAGAGCAGGAATTGAAATTGGGGTTGCTGCTACTAAATCTTTTATCGCTCAATTGATGGCGTTTTATTTCTTGGCTTTAGATTTAGCTTATCATCGCAAAACTTTGTCAAATGTTCAAATTGAGGAAATTATTACGGAGTTAAGGCAACTTCCGGCACAAATTGAAATTATTTTGGAAAGTCAAGAGCGTTACATTGAGGAGTTAGCGCACGAATTTACGGAGACTACAGATTTTATTTTTGTGGGGCGGGGAATTAATTATCCAATTGCTTTAGAAGGGGCTTTGAAATTAAAGGAAATTAGCTATATTCATGCGGAAGGTTATCCTTCTGGAGAACTGAAACATGGACCAATTGCTTTGTTAGATGCTAAAGTTCCTGTAGTTGCGATCGCCATGCCTGGTAAAGTTTATGAAAAGACTTTATCTAATGCTCAAGAAGCTAAGGCAAGAGATTCTCGCTTGATTGGTGTTATTGCAATGGACGACAAGGAAGCGGCAGAAACTTTTGATGAGTTATTACCAGTCCCACAAGTTAATGAGTTACTTTCACCTGTTTTAACTGTAATTCCTTTACAATTGTTGTCTTATCATATTGCTGCGCGTCGCGGTTTGGATGTTGACCAGCCAAGGAACCTCGCCAAATCGGTAACGGTGGAATAATAAACATCTCCAGAAATTAAAGGTGTAAAAGGAGAAAAGTTAGTTGAACTGAAGAATAATTAGTTGAACTGAAGAATAATTCATTGAACTCAACTGCGGTTAACCTAAGTTCGCTCTACCAAACTTAGGTAATAGGGAGATAAATGAGGTAGCAGAATTCAGGTATCTTAGTTAACTGCCAGTGAAGGCAATGCTTTTGCTGGCTATTTCTGAGCATATTTGACGAACAGGTGTATAGAAACAATAAAGTCGTATACTAAACAATAAAGTCGTATACTGGACAATAAAGTTGTATACTCGCGCGTGAGTATAAGTAAAAGCTGGCGCTTTGTAGAGTTTTAACATCAGGCTTGTCGAACACAAGAGCTTCCCAAAGATAATTTATTTTCGACATCAAATTATGGCTGTGGTAGTTGCCCCTTTGCAAGAAAGCAATACCCAGGGTATGTGTTCGACTATGCACATAGTCATCTGAAAAGCAGAACTTCAGTGGTCAACAATAATCAATAGTCAAAATGACAAAAAATTAGCGGTGCAAACGTGCGACTTGTTTGCGTCTGATTTGCCTGAGAACATGAAAATGTTCTGGTTCTGCCAAATCGCGAGACCAAACATAGTCAGCGATAGCCAAACACAGTTTGTGTTCTTCCTTGAGTTGTCGGCGACTATTTCCCTCAACAAACCAATGGGTTACGGTAGGTAGTGAACAGTTGCAGATGGTTGCCAAGTCATTACGGGTGGTCTCAGGGTACTTGGCTAAAAAATCCTTTAGTTCCACAACAGCTCACACTATTCCTACAGATAAAGTCTTCAGTAAGAGCTTGAAGAGCTTTCCAGCCATAGTATGCGGTTTTTGTGTCAGCTTGACAAATTTATGTTACAGTCAGTTTGTCAGTTTGACAAACTTATCAAGTTTGAGAATAATGGCTAGTGCCTAAAAGATTAAGTCTCGTTCAGTTTTAGGGCTAGCAGCCGTTCGTTGAAATTATCTTTCAGCAAAAAAATGGCTAAACGTAAAAGATCTGTAACGCCAGAAATCATAGAAGAACGCATTAAAGAAGGTCGTGGTCAGGGCAGAGGCGTTAATTACAAGCCGTGGTTGACTATCCAAGATGTAGCATCAACTGGTACTTGTAGTCGGATTAAAGGATGGAAAACCCAGCGCATACATCACTTACTCAGTGAACTAGAGTTAAGTTATTTTTACGTACTTGAATGGTCATTAATAGTTAATGATATCCGAGAGCAGTATCCACTATTACCATTAACAGAAACACAAAGTATAGCTGAGGAGTGTGGTTTTCGGTATCCCACAATTCCCGGTACAGATAATCCAATTATTATGACAACTGATTTTGTTATTAGTACTAATTCTAGTCTAGAAATTGTCGAGCAAGCTCGCACGCTTAAATACGCTTGGGATCTCCAATCAAAACGCAAATTAGAAAAACTAGAAATTGAGCGTCGCTACTGGCAAAGAAGAGGAATTAATTGGGGAATCGTCACTGAACGAGAAATTCCC contains:
- a CDS encoding heteromeric transposase endonuclease subunit TnsA, encoding MAKRKRSVTPEIIEERIKEGRGQGRGVNYKPWLTIQDVASTGTCSRIKGWKTQRIHHLLSELELSYFYVLEWSLIVNDIREQYPLLPLTETQSIAEECGFRYPTIPGTDNPIIMTTDFVISTNSSLEIVEQARTLKYAWDLQSKRKLEKLEIERRYWQRRGINWGIVTEREIPKSLVKNVAWLHPFGSRTDLKDMSKWEINRINKILTEKIRYSRQSLAEITAQSDDLLGFIPGTSLSVARYLLANRTWDFDINQPIQPQEPLVLLKP
- the glmS gene encoding glutamine--fructose-6-phosphate transaminase (isomerizing): MCGIVGYIGTQAATEIMLAGLEKLEYRGYDSAGIALVSEGELDRVRAKGKLRNLREKLEMQANPAQLGIGHTRWATHGKPEEHNAHPHTDTKKRIAVVQNGIIENYRELREELKKLGHEFLSETDTEVIPHLIAEFFSNPPAPAHAHIPSLLLEAVRQAVMKLKGAFAIAVISADFPDELIVVRQQAPLVIGFGQGEFFCASDTPAIVQYTRAVLPLENGELARLTPLGVEVYNFAGDRLKKTPRTLNWNPILVEKQGFRHFMVKEIYEQPGVVRTCLEAYLNHQWNPDSDQSPINLGIPTELYSDLEHIQIVACGTSWHAGLVGKYLLQELAQIHTNIEYASEFRYSPPPITANTLTIGITQSGETADTLAALAMVKERRENQPAKYQAKLLGITNRVDSSLASIVPDLIDTRAGIEIGVAATKSFIAQLMAFYFLALDLAYHRKTLSNVQIEEIITELRQLPAQIEIILESQERYIEELAHEFTETTDFIFVGRGINYPIALEGALKLKEISYIHAEGYPSGELKHGPIALLDAKVPVVAIAMPGKVYEKTLSNAQEAKARDSRLIGVIAMDDKEAAETFDELLPVPQVNELLSPVLTVIPLQLLSYHIAARRGLDVDQPRNLAKSVTVE